ACGATGCGGACCGTCGGGGCGTCCAGCGCCGTCGGCAGGGCGTAGCCCGTCAGGTCGGGGTGGCGGACCAGGCCGGCGACCGTGCGGAGGTTCTCCGTCAGGGCCGCGCCCACGCCCTGGGTGACGCCCGCTTCGATACGGGCTTCCAGCTGGCGGGGGTTGAGGATGCGGCCCACGTCCTGGGCCACCGCGAGTTCCACCACCCGTACCGAGCCGAGCTCGACGTCCACGTCGACCACCGCGCGGATCGCGCAGAAGGCGAGGCCGACGAACGCGTCGCCCTGGCCGTCCGCGTCCAGCGGTTCCGTCGGGTGGGGGCGGCACTGGGCGGTCGCCCAGAGCTCCTTGCCCGCCATGGCCTCCGCGACCGACATCGAGAACGCGCCGTCGTACGACGTGATGCGGCCGTCCTGGATCTGCAGGAGTTCCGTCGACATGCCCAGCTTGTGTGCCATGGGCTGCAGGAGCTGGGTGCGGACCATCTTGGCGGCGCGTTCCACCGCGCCGCCCGACACCCACGTGTGGCGGCCGTGCGCCGCGGGGCCGGCCGGCGGCTGGTCGGTGTCCACCGGGGCCACCGCCACCTCGTCGACGCCCAGGACCTCCTGGACGATCTGGCGGGCCAGGGTGCCGAAGCCCTGCCCGGTGTCGACGGCCGCGCAGATGACCGTGGCCGCGCCGTCGACCACCTTCACCGTGGCGGTGGAGACCTCGTCGGTCCCCTCGGCGCCGAGCATGTGCACCATGCCGACGCCGTAGCCGACGCCGCGCCGCACCGCGCCGGGCTCGCCCGCGCCCTCCGGGCCGCCCGGCAGCAGCCACTCGTCCTCGGGCGCGTCCTTCGGCAGCGCGGGCAGTTCGAAGTCGCGTACCGACCGGAGGAGTTCGGCCACCGGGGCCGGGCAGGTCACCGTCTGGCCGGTCGGGAGGAGGTCCCCCGTCGCCAGGACGTTGCGCATGCGCAGTTCCGCGCCGTCGATGCCGAGGGCCGCCGCGAGCTTGTCCATCTGGCCCTCGTACGCGGCGCACACCTGCATCGCGCCCTCGCCGCGGACGTGGCCCGACGGCGGGTTGTTGGTGCGTACGACCCAGCCCTCGACGAAGGCGTGCGGGACGACGTACGGGCCGCAGGCGAAGGCCACCGCCGCCGCCAGGGATTCGGCGGAGGCGTCGGCGTACG
This DNA window, taken from Streptomyces sp. TN58, encodes the following:
- a CDS encoding xanthine dehydrogenase family protein molybdopterin-binding subunit encodes the protein MTATTPEPDGPQVPRGIGASVEATHTRAKTEGTFPYAADLWAEGLLWAAVLRSPHAHARIVSIDTTAAAEMPGVRAVVTHADVPGATTHGRRIADRPVFAHDVVRHHGEPIAAVAADHPDTARLAAAAIAVEYELLDPVTDPEQSFGAAPLHPDGNLIRHIPLRYGDVEATGEVVVEGLYRIGRQDPAPIGAEAGLAVPRPDGGVDLYTASTDPHTDRDLAAACFGLEPDRVRVVVTGVPGATADREDAAFQLPLGLLALRTGCPVKLAATREESFLGHTHRHPTLLRYRHHADAEGRLVKVEAQILMDAGAYADASAESLAAAVAFACGPYVVPHAFVEGWVVRTNNPPSGHVRGEGAMQVCAAYEGQMDKLAAALGIDGAELRMRNVLATGDLLPTGQTVTCPAPVAELLRSVRDFELPALPKDAPEDEWLLPGGPEGAGEPGAVRRGVGYGVGMVHMLGAEGTDEVSTATVKVVDGAATVICAAVDTGQGFGTLARQIVQEVLGVDEVAVAPVDTDQPPAGPAAHGRHTWVSGGAVERAAKMVRTQLLQPMAHKLGMSTELLQIQDGRITSYDGAFSMSVAEAMAGKELWATAQCRPHPTEPLDADGQGDAFVGLAFCAIRAVVDVDVELGSVRVVELAVAQDVGRILNPRQLEARIEAGVTQGVGAALTENLRTVAGLVRHPDLTGYALPTALDAPTVRIVKLVEERDVVAPFGAKAASAVPVVTTPAAIASAVRAATGRPVNRLPIRPSAAVGAPNS